GGAAGAACTGCTTCCAGCGAATGTTTTTGCCCTCTCATTCCCTGGACACTGTGTCATCCTCAGACATGTTATTCTGCTTCGAGGTGCTTTCCAAAGATCTGGTCAAGGAGCGAGTAGTGTTGCTCCGAGTGCAGCAGGTAACGAAAGAATGCCTTTCTGGGATAGGTGCTTTGCAGTGATaaatgatgatgcagttttcttatttttctccAACAGAGACTACAGGTTCCCAACATCCCCATCTCAAAGTGTGCCTCCTGCCTAAAGCCTCCAGTGTCTGAGGAAGACAAACTAAAGCGTTGCACTCGCTGTTACAGTGTTGGCTACTGCAATCAGTGAGCTGCGTTTTTATAGTGGCAAGTCCATGTCGTTGTGGAGTTGATAATTTCATTgttgctttcttcttcttcacagaCTGTGTCAAAAGAACCATTGGCCCAATCACAAAGGTCAGTGTCGACCCAACACTGAAAATGTGGGTCTGCCATTTTTGGTTAGTGTACCCAAGTCCCGGCTCTCCTATAGCCGCCTCACTCAGCTTCTCCATGGCTACTCCAGGTACTGAGTCTGACTCAAAGCATCTTATCGTGCAAAATGCATCCATTCATACAGATTGATTATTAActtattcactgccattgacgagaCTAGACGGCAAACGTCTTTACTTACATCAACTTTGTAGTGGGATGGCAGTTAAGTTGTGAGTTAAGACAAGTACTTGACTTAAATATCAAAAGTCATCTTTTGAATTTTGTTGGGGAGAATGAAATTATCCATGCCTACTGATATGAAAAGCAAAGCATTgcatattttgtatatttttcccCTATATTAATTTTATTTGTGCAGAACACAGGTGTTAGTCATATTTAGATCATGTCAGCATTTTGTTTCCCTATAAATCCTAAAGCTCGGGTATGTCTCTCAAGACAGAATCTAGATGAGTTAGAATTGTTGTTACCTATTAAAACACCATCCCTTATCTCCTTGTGCAGGTTTTCAGTCAATGTGTTCCAGCCCCCTTTGCAGTCAGGGAGGACATCCCCTGAAATAGCCCCAGTTCTTTTGACAACACCAGTAGGTTCTATAGGTGGCCCTGGGTCAGGAGATGAGGCCATGGCTGGAAGCAGTACTGTAGCACTAGGTGACTGTGGACCTGAAATTGGCGGGCCGACACTTGACTCCTCTAAGCTACACACCTTTACCTCAGCCCATGTTTCCGGCGATGCTGTTCCACTTACGTCTCACTCCACCACAAAGACTTCAGACTCCGGGTTCTCAGAGTCCATCTCCTCTACTTCCTGCTGTTCTCTGGACACCCACACTGAAAAAGAAACCTCTTGTGAGAAGGCAGTACGACCGGAaggtgatggatttttttttttttctttaaatacatATCCAGAGTAATTTTGTTGTCTAACAtccttatttatttttgctgttttctagCTGCAATAGCAGGGTATCAGCAACCTAATGATCCATCTTCAGGGCATGCTGGTCAGTTCTACATCAATTTGCTGGATTCTAACAACAAGGAGCAGCGGCTGGATGAAAAAGGTAGCAACTATACTGTGGATTTCACAACGTTTTATTGAGAACTTTCAAACTGGAACCACGTGTGTGTTTGAATAAGGCACAATAATATGCATGGCAGCTCTAGATTCTGATTGTATTGCGACCCATTCTGCAGAGGACATTCTGGTCGATCTCCCTGATGATGCAACTGTGGAGCTGGTGTGGAAAAACAACGAGCGTCTAAAGGAGTATGTCCTGGTGAGCTCAAAGGAGCTGGAGTATGAGGAAGATCCTAGTTCCTTGAGTGAGACAGCCAGGGCAGGGCACTTCACCCTGGAGCAGTGCCTCAACCTCTTCACCAAGCCAGAGGTGTTGGCACCAGAAGAGGCATGGTAAGGCTCTTCATATTGCCATCATGGAATTAATGTGTTTATTGTCACACTTCACTATTTATTAAGCAAACCgagctgtattttattttttgggaaaTGCTGAAAAAGTAGGACCCGTGAAATCCTGGCCGAGGTCAATTTAAAAGATGTAAAAATAGTCTGGGTACTCTTTGTCATCACATAAAGACCTGTTCATTCaatttttgtttacattgcaaGCACTGTTTGACAGAGGCAAGGAGAAGATTAGGTTCCTTTCTGTTCTTCACTTGCAGGCAAAATTTCCAAAGCGACATGACAAATTTCAACCTATTGGATTCATATGATTAAATTAATAGGAAAAAAATCGTAATGTGAACACTCCGCTGGGCTCTGATACAGTTGCTCTGTTTCCCCCTCCAAAGGTATTGCCCCAAGTGCCAGCAGCACCGTGAAGCCTCCAAACAACTGCTTCTGTGGCGGCTTCCCAATATTTTGATCATACAACTGAAACGCTTCAGTTTCCGGAGTTTCATCTGGAGAGACAAAATTAACGACATGGTCGACTTTCCTGTCAGGTGAATGCCTCTCGAATAATAGTTGCCTGGCCTTGTTGTAAGTTAAAAGAATGTGCAGTGTTGATCCAATTCAAAAAACCTTTTGTCTTGTAGAAATCTGGATCTGAGTAAGTTCTGTATTGGTCAGAAGGACGAGATGCAGCATCCACCTATCTACGACTTGTATGCGGTCATCAACCACTATGGGGGCATGATCGGCGGCCACTACACCGCCTACGCTCGGCTGCCAAGTGACAGAAACAGCCAGCGTAGTGACGTTGGTgagtttatttattgttttgtaaATATGAACTCTCTCCTCTTCTGTTCCTTATTTCCAACCCAACATCTGTCCCTCACACAGGCTGGCGCCTGTTTGATGACAGCACTGTAACGATGGTGGAGGAGAGCCAAGTGGTGATGCGATATGCCTATGTCCTTTTCTACCGCCGCCGAAATTCCCCCGTGGAGAGGCCGCCACGTTTCCTCAGGCCCGTTGGAGCAGACTCTCCCCCTGCAATGGGAGCCACTGCCAGTCAGGTGAGGTCACCGGAACAAGCTGCGATGGATGCGGCGTTACAATATCTCAAAACATTCTAGGCATTCTTCTAAAGTGTgattgatgtatttgttttaatttgaaaTGCGATGCGCAGTGAAGATTTGGAGCCTTATGGGAAATGCTGTTGAAAGGCATGCAACCCTATTTTCTGATATTCTTTATACTATAGAAAGGATGAGTAGCACGTAATCACACTGTAATATCCTGCACAATAACAGTGACACAAGAGTACATTCTATGGGTTTCTACAGTTGGGAATTTCTCGCAAGTTATCTTTCTTATgcttttgaaaataacacaaggTCAAGTGTCAGAAAATCCACCTTTTGGTTTGTAAGGGTGCCTCATTCTGCTGTATCAAATTTTCTTAATAGTCTATCTGTGGGGTTTGTGGTGTAATCATCATATAACAATAATGTGTATGCTGAATGCATTTTCCCCACTTTTCCGTTGAAATGTTCATGAATGTAACAGACAAAAGTGTTACAAGTGTCAAGATAAACGCTTCCTCTGTGACCCATTTTCAGTTTTGTTGCACTAATCTGTACAAAACAAGCCTTACGGTTTTGTCAGTTGAGAGAGGGTATCAACTCAGTCACCAGCCTACTCCTTGGGTACTGATAAATGTGAAATGCTGCCAGTTTGATATGCACCTCTAAAATTTGCTCAACTTATTTTTAATTGCATATTGACAATTAATGAATTCCTTatatgtgaagatgttgaacaTGTTGATTTCATACAATAATTTTAAACAGTAATTTAACAATGCTCATCTATGAGAGtgtttgcattttaaattgaccaCTTCCACAGCCTAGCAAATCACAATGTTCTATCATCGGTGCACCATTTAAAATAGGCCTGTGTGCCATTTGAGGGGCTCAAACTCGGTATGTAATTAATTGCATTGGCTGTATTTATTTTGACCAAATGTGGGATTAGACTTCAATTAGGTGCAATCTTATGAAGTAATAGGGGCATAAAATATTTCACTACTTGGTAGCAACAAGCTGGTGGTGCACTTAAGGTTTAAGCAGCTTAAGTACGCAATACTACCGTCATAGCTTCATTACCTTTCATCCCTGCATGTTGAACACATTCtattatttttgtcaaaatgaCCTAATTCTAAATACAGTATTGTGAAATTCAAGTTTCTTGCATTTTCATTCTGCTACAGCCACACATTTGCTGCATTTCTTCTTTGCAAACCTTCAAATCATGAAAAGGCTTCTGCCTTATTTCTATTGTTTATATTTTCCTGTCTTGTGACCCGTTATCCTGAGACCTTGGGTATCTATTATGTGTCATATCATGTGGAAATGTGTTTGTACAATAGACATCCCATGAATACTCACCTTAAATATAACTTGAAAGAACAACCAGAAAATAAATTGGGAACAAACTAAATTAAGAACATACTAAAAtaatagcattaaaaaaaagcaaaaaatcgAAAGAAATACCAGCTGTTCCTCTTGTGTGCGTGTTGGCTTCTTTGGGAAAGTGCGGTGCCTTGCAAGCATGGAGTACACACTCAAAATGAGAAGAGTAGAAGGAAGAAAGGCGCGCTTCAActccatatatgttttttttgggggggggggaagaatgtGTGCCTTTGAGTATTGCTATTATTACCCGTGTGTATGTGTTCTTACAGTGTTGGTAATATTTGAAAGAATCACACTCCCAAGTAGTCCAAGCAAATTTCTTGTTATCATAAAAATGGGTTTTTACATTGTTCTGAGCATAAGCGCTGTTTCtgtgattatttttgttttgtcaataTAGTTTGACAAAAAACTCCACCTGGGGTCATTTAACAGATGGAATCACACCCGAGGCAGGTCAAAATCACATCACCTGCTTGCTGCACAAGTGCATTGAGGGTACTTTCACAATGCTGGGAACTTGTACACGCTGACGTTCACCACATTGATAGGAACTTGTACACGCTGACGTTCACCACATTGATAGTTTTTCTTTCACTATAATGTTTTTAAGATCGAGGGAAGCCAAAGTTAAAATCACATGGATATCAACTGCCCAGCCCTAATACCTACATGTGGAACAATCTTCACCACTCCAGTAGAGTTAGCTCATAAGTAACTCTGGATGAATTTTATGTCCTGGACCAAATTCACTCGGGTACTTCAATAAATTCACAGAGATATTTGTCAACAGGAAAGCTGGAAATTGACTGCGTTAcaattctctttttttgtttaaaagtgatGAGCCAACCTCTGATTCTTATGCTTCGCTACCTTTCTCTTGCCTCTATCCTATCTGCAGTTCTCCTTTTTTGGATGTAAATTTAATGTCGTTTTTACAATGATTCTTAGAATCAGCTGCAGACTGAACAATCTAGTGAGCATTTATTTAGGTGATTCCATGAGGAATTGCCCACCTCGAGTGTGAACAACAATTCAACTCAATACGTCAACTCTTAATGACAGTGTTTGTTAGACCACATCTTTTCCCAGAAGTTGATACCGGTTTCCGCCAATCGCAGGCCTCTCTAATATGGCGGGAACTGGAAGAAGACGAGGAGGGTCTTGATGAAGGCCCACGCAGACCTTTCCTCTCTGGGCTGCGACGGCGACAAGCCCAAAGGACAAGAGATGAGGCCAGAGCAGAAGGGCACCATCAACGCGTGGGGAGGATGCCAGATTGTCCCGACGACGATCGTGTGCGATATTTTGTTCTGGGAACCCTGGCTGCCGTCTTTGCCCTTTTGGTCAACTTGGTCTACCCACTTCTTTACAAATCAAACTGGACCTGAGTCACAGCTGGTTGATGAATTGCTCAGGAGTTACGCTTGGAAACTAACGGTTGATTGGGTGGGATCAATCTCAGTTTTCTTAGTACATTGGACTCTCCTGGTATTCGGAAAATATAGGAAAACCTGATCAGGAAGGAGAACAAGAATGCAGAACCTGAGACGTTGGTGAAACGAAACAAATCAACTTCGTATCAGCTGTTCTCCCTCGCATCCCCTGTCCTTATTTTAGTCATTCATTTTATCATATGATAATAACCCAGCCGCCTGCTAAAAGGTATACATTTTATTACGTTTTGATTCCAAATTGCTGCAAAATCAAGTTTTGATTTTGTAATATCTGATAGATCCCAATTTTTAGTGTCTCAGACACTTACAGGCATTGTCCCGTCACCAATTGTTAAATGCGTACGGTGTGATGTCACTCCATTTACTGAGCTGACACAGCTATTGCAATCCCGTGTTGGACAAGCAAGCCCGATCAGGAGTTACCTGGTCCGAACACTGAACTGGTAACaataatgaaagaaaataaatactgaCTTAATGGGAGAATAAGCCCCTTAGTGATTATAAGATGCAATATTCATCATGGTAGCTGCACTGCACATTACTTTGTATCACTTATGTTAggtttgtttttgaaaatttgctGTGCTAAAACTTTAGAACATATGCTATACTACATTTAACCATAGCAATAGCAAATTCTGATCCATGAAATAAATTCCGGTTTCTATGTTTCTTTTGGTGAAAATTCAAAATCATAATCCAGATCAATCAAAGGTTGACTTTGTTCTGATGGTCCGCTCTACCTATGCATCTGTCAACCCTTTAAACACAGAAGCTCAAGTAGAATATGTAATAACAATTTGGATTGTTTAACTGTCGAACCAGTAAGGTGAATGTTAGGTCTGAATGTGAGCATGACTTGACTGACTTTCCTTTGCATTTAATACTAGATGGTAATGCTAGATACAAAACATACTAAGTGGTTCAAGTCTTATGATTGAGTTTTGAATGGTTGAGCAACCTAACATGAGGATTTCACTCAAGAAATACACATTGCTTTCGCGTGATGTACAATGTTCAGTTCTTCAACATGTCCTCTAGTGCCCTATTTGAAGTGTTTTACTGTTGCTATAATTTGGtcctttttggtttttttttactttattcctCTCTCTTTTTCCTGCAAATGTGTTACGTTCTATCTTCATTTTAAGCCATAGTCTGTTGGGTTTTAGTTGGGTTTGTtgtctttcatttttaaaaccCTCCGCCAGTACTTACATAAGATATGTGATAGCTTCAAGGTAAGGAGCACGTTGGGGTGTATAACATTTGGTTTAGTTTTGTTAATTTTGTAATACTGTGTGAATATATTTTAGAATTGCAAATAGCCGTTTTTAAATGTGTAGTAGGACAAATGCACATTTGAAGTCTTAATGTTGGCTGCTGTGGTGATTATGATATTATATTGAAAAGCATATCTCAGGGATTTTCCACTGCAACCTTCCTGTTTCCCTTAGTCCGTATAGAATTCTACAGTATATCGCTGCGATGGTATTGATTGATTTCTGTGATGTGTACTCAGTAAAGACAGAAGTTATTAGTTTCCCCGCAAGAATGTATCGAAGGTCCTTTATCCAAACGTTGCTTGCTAATGACTTCTTTTTTATGTttggaaataataaaaagaaaagctgtAGCTTGTCTTCGAATGCATTTGGCACGATTATTGACAGAAAATTAATTCAATCCTCTGGATTTATTGTTGATACTGCTTTATTTTACAGGCATCAAGTCAGTCACTATTTGGCGCAGACCTGGATTCAGAAGAACCACCTTCGTTGACCCCGGAAGTGCCCTCTGGTGTCTGTGCACAATCTGGAGACTCTGCAACAGCATCCTACAGCAACATGGAGGATGTGGACTAATCTGTGACAGACAGGACACAAACGTGACCCAAATAACATCTCATGGTGATGCATTGAAGTAGAGCTAAGATCTACTTGGCCGACACACACGTTGGTGCTCGTCATAACATCAAATCCTCAATGGGCCGTCTGATGCTGCAGTGTTGGAAGAGCAGGATTTCAGAACTGTCATGTGGAAGTACTAAAAATGTGCTCAGACTAATCTCACGCTTCATGTGGACAAATGTATCAGGATACTTGAAAATCAGAATCACCTTTATTGTCGCTGTACACAGTACATCAAAATTTGAGTGCTGCTCACTTTGGTGCAAAAAGCATATTAAAAGCATTAAACCACACAAACTACACTTAATGAGCGTTTTCAACAGCTTCTACTCTGCGGGGAAATCTGTTTACGGTTTTGTGTCTTGTTATCCAAACAGGAATGGGCTAAAGTTGATGTTGGATGAGGGTGGCTTTTTCATCCTATTTGGGTCTGATTGAGGTCAGGGCCTCGAGTTCTTCCACACCCAACTCATGGCTGTGTCCCAAGAATAGGGTCCACTTAGGGTAATTGATTTGCTTACATAACTATGAAATTGTGTTGTTGCAGGTATACAACTGTCATGTTCATAAGCGCCATAGGCTTtcagaagctgctgttgaaactGTTCTCGTCAAGAATTGAGTGGCCCATCTGCAGGGTCCCACTTGTCAACGCACCTTGTGGTatgtcaaaataaaaactttacTGTTGAGTTGGGCCAGCCCTGTTGATTTGATCTTGATCCTTAGTTTTCTTTACAGGTTATTGCCTGGTTAGAATAGAATAGGGTTGCATTTGAATTGTAGCAACAATAATAAAGAAAGGTGTAACGTAAAGGTAGCTTTAATAACGTGGATTCAAATGTCCAAGGCTTCAGTATAAAGTGAAACGTGCATGTCTGCATGTTCTCACATCACATGTAAGTCAACATctattaacacccccccccccccttttcttgcTTAATTACCTgttcttgcccctcttttctgTTGTAACCAACTGCATAATAAGTGGTGGTCTTTTTGAAAGCTGTTGTGGATCATACATGTAAACTATttactatataaataaaaataattctacTTGGTAACATTGGATGACTCCTGTCCATATCCCCTTTCCCCCTATACACAGGAAATCATAGTTTTATCATTTCTTGTTTTACAATGTTCGCCCATTTTAAATCAAGCACAATGAACGATAAGAATACTTCTGTCGTTTGTATGTTTACCACATTATATTCCCCCATCAAAATTAAGAAAAACGATATTCCGTGGCGTGATTATAGAGGTGCGGCATCTACTTTTATCACCAATAGGTGGCGCTCAAGCAACCCTGTACGATATTAACTGACTGAAGAAGAATTTGGAACGGTCGATAAGGAAGTTAAGGAGACAGCTCAACTAATTTTGGCAGCGGATAAACAAAATTGAAGTCCCGATAAACAAACTACCACACCGAGTGGTCCACTGATGGCCAACAACAGTGGAGACAACAGCCGCCATGCTGAAGACAACGAGGACACTAATTACCGGGATGCCTCCGAACCTGCGACTGGGACATATGATGGCCCATCGTTGTCTCCTGCCATACACAAGAAGCATAAAAAATTAATCCTGCATGTGGATTTAAACAACACCATTCTGGTGTCCGACTCAGTCAGATGTCAAGGGACAGAGGCTGCCCTGGATTATTTTATGACGACTGTTACATggggcaaaatgagcaaaggtAAAAACCGCGAGTTGTATTTATGCTGACTCAGGTGAGCGATACAGGCTGTCTTTTATGCCGAATTCAATGTCAAGAACTACAGCCTTTATTCGAGCATTTTCAATCCATCGCTGTGGAATGTCAACTATGCCGAATGGCAGATCTGCAGGAGCACTGTGCATCCCAACCTTTGTGACCCAAAGAACATAATCATTCCATTCACACAAAATCCCTGACGTACCAAAATGTACTTACATAGTAACAAAGCGTACATACATTGTAATTATCTCACTCTATATTACATTCTGTAAGTAACTCGGTCTTCCCGTAAAATGATACCAACTAAATTTACGATAATGTCCATTTTAAAGTGTAGAAAATGGGCGCAATCCTCTGATCTACATCTCAAATGTGTGTCTGCATTCACAGGCAAGTGGAAATGGTTGAGTGACTCTCCTTCTCTACTTCCGCCATGTGATGATGCCATCAACTACTACTCTCAGTTTGGAGCATCTCCCATGTTCACCTCCGTTGCAGGTAAACGCTTTCGTGGAATTCTGGAGGAACATCTGAACCTGCTCCGCTGGCCTGAAGGTGTAAAGGTAAGGATCCTCTCAGACAGAGTAgacatcaatccatccattttctgaactacTTATCTTCACGAGACTCATGGGCAGGAGCCGGGGAACATCGTTTATTGGTTGCCACCCAATCAAAGAGCACACAGAGTTGTTAATTTAATTtagccctgcgattgtctggcgaccagttcagggtgtaccccgcctaccgCCCTGCTAGACTGCTGGGGTAGGCTTAAGCTCCCTCGCGCCCTTGTGAGGATGAGTAGTTCGAATgacaaatgaataaattaatgattcattttgattttaaaaattaGAATGGTCTTCCAAACCTCAAACAGAATGTACTTTGGTAGTTTTACCAATCATCAAGATCTTTGGACTATATTGTGTGTTGATGGGCTGGCCTTCCTACAGGGAGACAGCGAGCTGACAACAAAGGCAATGAATGGCCGACTCTACCACTGGATCCTTCCCTCCTTTTTCCAGTTGCTCAAAGACCTGACGCAGCAAGGCACCGAGTTTGCCATCCACTTTCGTACCTTTGGATGCGACTTACCTCGTGTGTTAAATGCTGTATCCAAAGCACTGAGCCAGGGTGTTCATCCCCTGTTTCCTGATCTCCCTGATTTGAAGGTAAAATAGAGTCACAATCAATCCAAACATTGTCTACCCTCACCTACTCCACATTTTTAAACACGAGCGCCACACGTTTTCAAGCTCTTGTGCTGTAATTTACAAAGCAATGAACTTGTGGTAAAAGAATTTTCCCAGATGGTTCATGGACTATTTCTCATGAAAATGATAACAAATTAGTTATTCTTCCAGTAATTGTGCTGTAATAGACACCTCCTGTCTGGATTTGTCTCCTGCTTAGTTAAGTGTGAATAAGACACCAGGGAAGATCCGCTGCAATTCGAAGGGGGTTCTTCTGACCAGAGGCGCAGAGCGGCTGTCGTCCCGCGATGGCGAGAGAGGCCTCTACCAATTCTTTAGTGGCGCAAATGGACTCGGAGGCTTCCAGGATGACTACCAATGGTAAGTTAATTCCCCAAATACGATCGAGGTAACTTCAGTCTCCTGTATGTATCCTTAgccgtatttcttttttttcttaattcaaCCAAGGTGGATGATGAAGAAGTTCTCCATCCAGGGTGGGAAGCCGCTGTGGGTGGACCCCTTTGACGAGCATGTTCAGCACATCTTCATAGATGACAACATAAGACAGAATGACAAGGATACCGTCATCCATCCCAAGGTAGCACACAGCTC
This region of Syngnathus typhle isolate RoL2023-S1 ecotype Sweden linkage group LG2, RoL_Styp_1.0, whole genome shotgun sequence genomic DNA includes:
- the si:dkey-32e6.3 gene encoding uncharacterized protein si:dkey-32e6.3, whose translation is MANNSGDNSRHAEDNEDTNYRDASEPATGTYDGPSLSPAIHKKHKKLILHVDLNNTILVSDSVRCQGTEAALDYFMTTVTWGKMSKGKWKWLSDSPSLLPPCDDAINYYSQFGASPMFTSVAGKRFRGILEEHLNLLRWPEGVKGDSELTTKAMNGRLYHWILPSFFQLLKDLTQQGTEFAIHFRTFGCDLPRVLNAVSKALSQGVHPLFPDLPDLKLSVNKTPGKIRCNSKGVLLTRGAERLSSRDGERGLYQFFSGANGLGGFQDDYQWWMMKKFSIQGGKPLWVDPFDEHVQHIFIDDNIRQNDKDTVIHPKVFMEPGGSDTRTACVSEFYDVALIQTDLLKAISEPDYFTRRVHICQENYEKNIQQSSG